Proteins encoded in a region of the Moritella marina ATCC 15381 genome:
- the frr gene encoding ribosome recycling factor produces the protein MINEIKDDAQTRMGKTIEALKGQLSKVRTGRAHPSILNGITVSYYGASTPLNQIGNVGTEDSRTLSITVFDATMVQAVEKAIMMSDLGLNPQSAGTNIRIPLPALTEERRKSLIKVVRHDAEQARVAIRNIRRDANGDIKGLLKEKEIGEDEDRRAQDEVQKLTDVYIKQVDTVLADKEKDLMEV, from the coding sequence GTGATCAACGAAATTAAAGATGACGCTCAGACCCGTATGGGCAAAACTATCGAAGCACTAAAAGGCCAATTATCTAAAGTACGTACTGGCCGTGCACATCCAAGTATCCTAAACGGTATTACAGTTTCTTACTACGGTGCTAGCACACCGCTTAACCAAATTGGTAACGTAGGTACTGAAGATTCTCGTACACTAAGCATTACAGTATTTGATGCAACTATGGTTCAAGCTGTAGAAAAAGCAATCATGATGTCTGATTTGGGTCTTAACCCACAATCTGCTGGTACGAATATCCGTATTCCATTACCTGCACTAACTGAAGAACGTCGTAAGAGCTTAATTAAAGTTGTTCGCCATGATGCAGAGCAAGCACGTGTTGCTATTCGTAACATTCGTCGCGATGCAAACGGCGACATTAAAGGCTTACTAAAAGAAAAAGAAATCGGTGAAGATGAAGATCGCCGCGCACAAGATGAAGTGCAAAAACTGACTGATGTTTATATCAAGCAAGTTGATACAGTATTAGCAGATAAAGAAAAAGACTTAATGGAAGTGTAG
- the tsf gene encoding translation elongation factor Ts, with protein sequence MAITAAMVKELRERTAAGMMDCKKALVAAEGDMELAIENMRKSGAVKAAKKAGRIAAEGVIKTKVANGVAVLVEINSETDFVAKDASFLAFANQVVEVAHAGEFDSAEALLAAKFDAELTVEEARANLIAKIGENINVRRSVVVKGENLAEYVHSGTIGVVTSLKGGDAELAKKIAMHVAAAKPEFVKPEDVPASVVEKEKAIQIDIAVNSGKPQEIAEKMVVGRMKKFTGEVSLTGQAFIMEPSKTVGQLLKEEGADVETFIRIEVGEGIEKAEDDFAAEVAATVAAAKKA encoded by the coding sequence ATGGCAATTACTGCTGCAATGGTTAAAGAACTGCGCGAACGTACAGCTGCAGGTATGATGGATTGTAAGAAAGCGCTTGTTGCTGCTGAAGGCGACATGGAATTAGCAATCGAGAACATGCGTAAATCAGGCGCTGTTAAAGCGGCTAAAAAAGCTGGTCGTATTGCTGCTGAAGGCGTGATCAAAACTAAAGTTGCTAACGGCGTTGCTGTTCTAGTTGAAATCAACTCAGAAACAGATTTCGTAGCAAAAGATGCAAGCTTCCTAGCATTTGCTAACCAAGTTGTTGAAGTAGCTCACGCTGGTGAATTCGATTCAGCTGAAGCACTACTAGCTGCTAAATTTGATGCTGAATTAACAGTTGAAGAAGCGCGTGCTAACCTTATTGCTAAAATTGGCGAGAACATCAATGTTCGTCGTTCAGTTGTAGTTAAAGGTGAAAACCTAGCTGAATACGTACACAGCGGTACTATCGGTGTTGTTACATCACTTAAAGGCGGCGACGCTGAATTAGCTAAGAAAATCGCTATGCACGTAGCAGCAGCTAAGCCTGAATTCGTTAAACCTGAAGATGTACCAGCTTCAGTTGTTGAAAAAGAAAAAGCGATCCAAATCGACATCGCAGTGAACAGTGGCAAACCACAAGAAATCGCTGAGAAAATGGTTGTCGGTCGTATGAAGAAATTTACTGGTGAAGTGAGCCTTACAGGTCAAGCTTTCATCATGGAACCTTCAAAAACTGTTGGTCAACTTCTTAAAGAAGAAGGCGCAGACGTTGAAACATTTATCCGCATCGAAGTGGGTGAAGGTATCGAGAAAGCGGAAGATGATTTCGCCGCTGAAGTTGCAGCTACAGTAGCAGCAGCAAAAAAAGCATAA
- the rpsB gene encoding 30S ribosomal protein S2: protein MATVSMRDMLQAGVHFGHQTRYWNPKMKQFIFGARSKVHIINLEQTVPMFNEALGFIKSVADKKGKVLFVGTKKAAGETIKEAALSCDQFYVDHRWLGGMLTNWKTVRQSIKRLTTLEAQSQDGTFEQLTKKEALMNTREMEKLEKSLGGIKTMGGLPDVIFIIDADHEHIAIKEANNLGIPVVAIVDTNSNPDNIDFVVPGNDDAIRAIKLYAGAVAATVNEGRNQDIAAQAESDFIEEAK from the coding sequence ATGGCTACTGTATCAATGCGCGATATGCTACAAGCTGGTGTTCACTTCGGTCACCAAACTCGTTACTGGAACCCAAAAATGAAGCAATTCATTTTCGGTGCTCGTAGTAAAGTACATATCATCAACTTAGAACAAACTGTACCTATGTTCAACGAAGCTCTTGGTTTCATCAAAAGCGTTGCAGACAAAAAAGGTAAAGTTCTTTTTGTTGGTACTAAAAAAGCTGCTGGCGAAACAATCAAAGAAGCTGCACTTTCATGTGACCAGTTCTACGTTGATCACCGCTGGTTAGGCGGTATGTTGACTAACTGGAAAACAGTTCGTCAATCAATCAAACGTCTAACTACTCTAGAAGCACAATCACAAGACGGTACATTCGAGCAACTTACTAAGAAAGAAGCTCTAATGAACACTCGTGAAATGGAAAAACTAGAGAAAAGCCTTGGTGGTATCAAAACTATGGGCGGTTTACCTGACGTTATCTTCATTATCGATGCTGACCACGAGCACATCGCTATTAAAGAAGCTAACAACCTAGGTATCCCAGTAGTAGCTATTGTTGATACAAACTCAAACCCAGACAACATCGATTTCGTTGTACCTGGTAACGATGATGCGATCCGTGCTATCAAACTTTATGCAGGTGCTGTAGCAGCAACTGTAAATGAAGGCCGTAATCAAGACATCGCTGCACAAGCTGAAAGCGACTTCATCGAAGAAGCTAAATAA
- the pyrH gene encoding UMP kinase — protein MTTNPKPAYRRILLKLSGEALMGEESFGIDPKVLDRMAQEIKEIVELGVQVGLVIGGGNLFRGAGLAEAGMNRVVGDHMGMLATVMNGLAMRDALHRAYVNARLMSAIELRGVCDSYNWAEAISLLKTGRVVIFSAGTGNPFCTTDSAACLRGIEIEADIVLKATKVDGVYSEDPVKNPNAEFYDTLEYREVVEKELKIMDLSAFTMARDHNLPMRVFNMTKPGALRRVIMGEAEGTLISNAAKK, from the coding sequence ATGACTACCAACCCGAAACCTGCATATCGTCGTATTTTATTAAAGCTTAGTGGTGAAGCTCTAATGGGAGAAGAAAGCTTTGGTATTGACCCTAAAGTTCTAGATCGCATGGCGCAAGAGATTAAAGAAATTGTTGAGTTAGGTGTTCAAGTTGGTTTGGTTATTGGTGGCGGTAACTTATTCCGTGGTGCAGGTCTTGCTGAAGCGGGTATGAACCGTGTAGTGGGCGATCACATGGGCATGTTAGCAACTGTGATGAATGGCTTAGCAATGCGTGATGCACTACACCGTGCTTATGTGAATGCTCGTTTAATGTCTGCAATTGAATTACGTGGTGTATGTGACAGCTACAACTGGGCTGAAGCAATTAGTTTATTAAAAACAGGCCGAGTAGTAATCTTCTCTGCTGGTACAGGTAACCCATTCTGTACAACTGACTCGGCAGCATGTTTACGTGGTATTGAAATTGAAGCTGACATTGTATTGAAAGCGACAAAAGTTGACGGCGTATACTCTGAAGATCCAGTTAAAAATCCAAATGCTGAATTTTACGATACGCTTGAGTATCGTGAAGTTGTAGAAAAAGAACTTAAAATCATGGATCTATCTGCATTCACTATGGCGCGCGATCATAATTTACCAATGCGTGTATTTAACATGACGAAGCCAGGTGCTTTACGCCGTGTTATTATGGGTGAAGCTGAAGGCACATTGATTTCAAATGCAGCAAAGAAATAA